From the Xiphophorus maculatus strain JP 163 A chromosome 20, X_maculatus-5.0-male, whole genome shotgun sequence genome, one window contains:
- the ube2j2 gene encoding ubiquitin-conjugating enzyme E2 J2, producing the protein MNNTGNKRAPTTATQRLKQDYLRIKKDPVPYICAEPLPSNILEWHYVVRGPEKTPYEGGYYHGKLIFPREFPFKPPSIYMITPNGRFKCNTRLCLSITDFHPDTWNPAWSVSTILTGLLSFMVEKGPTLGSIETSDYTKRQLSAQSLAFNLKDKVFCELFPDVVEEIKQKQKVQEELSARTQPLPLPDVVPDGDPQQAHYGLPVLNGGPVPVGDANPAPGLQQGNRNHGLLGGALANLFVIVGFAAFAYTVKYVLRSIAQE; encoded by the exons ATGAACAACACCGGGAATAAGAGAGCTCCAACGACAGCCACACAGCGACTTAAGCAGGATTACCTCAGGATAAAGAAAGACCCAGTGCCTTACATCTGTGCAGAACCTCTCCCCTCCAACATCTTAGAATG GCATTATGTAGTCAGAGGTCCTGAGAAAACTCCATATGAAG GAGGATATTACCACGGAAAACTCATATTTCCTCGTGAATTTCCTTTTAAACCTCCAAGTATTTATATGATAACGCCAAACGGAAGGTTCAAGTGCAACAcaag gTTATGTTTGTCCATCACAGACTTCCATCCTGATACGTGGAACCCTGCGTGGTCTGTCAGCACAATTCTGACGGGTTTGCTCAGTTTTATGGTGGAAAAAGGACCAACACTCGGCAGCATTGAGACGTCTGACTACACG aaaagacaGCTCTCTGCCCAAAGCCTGGCTTTTAACCTCAAAGACAAAGTGTTCTGCGAGCTGTTTCCTGATGTGGTAGAA GAGATTAAGCAGAAACAGAAGGTCCAAGAAGAGTTAAGCGCGCGCACACAGCCTCTCCCCTTACCAGATGTGGTGCCTGATGGAGACCCTCAGCAAGCTCATTACGGCCTCCCGGTCCTGAATGGAGGGCCAGTCCCTGTGGGGGACGCCAACCCCGCCCCTGGCCTGCAACAGGGAAATCGCAACCATGGACTCTTAGGAGGAGCTTTAGCCAACCTGTTTGTGATTGTAGGCTTCGCTGCATTCGCTTATACAGTCAAATACGTTCTGAGGAGCATAGCTCAGGAGTGA
- the LOC111605876 gene encoding RING finger protein 186-like, producing the protein MSCEDLECVICCNEYSRTSRVPRVLHCQHTFCAPCLEKMSTLEGAIYTVSCPLCRWVTCVQARLSLSGGLWINTEKWDQIIEHNSGKHNNLESKQPQVVQPPVSCKKRTGAFSGLQRLFRWAPLHQQSC; encoded by the exons ATGTCCTGCGAGGACCTTGAATGCGTCATTTGCTGCAACGAGTACTCTCGCACCAGCAGGGTCCCCAGAGTGCTCCACTGCCAGCACACCTTCTGCGCCCCCTGCCTGGAGAAGATGTCCACCCTGGAGGGAGCCATCTACACCGTCTCCTGCCCTCTGTGCCGCTGGGTCACCTGCGTCCAGGCCCGCCTGTCTCTCTCGGGGGGTCTGTGGATCAACACTGAGAAATGGGACCAGATCATCGAGCACAACAGCGGGAAGCACAACAATCTGGAAAGCAAACAGCCCCAAGTCGTCCAGCCACCTGT atctTGCAAGAAACGTACTGGTGCTTTTTCTGGACTCCAGCGACTGTTCCGCTGGGCGCCGCTGCACCAGCAGAGCTGCTGA